The Quadrisphaera sp. RL12-1S sequence GACGCTCCGGTGGTGTCGCCCTCCGGCGGCGCGGGGCGCCTGAGGTGACGTGATCATGCCCCGACCTGTCGGAACCCTGCCCCGACGTGTCGGAACCCTGCCCCGACGTGTCGGAACCCTGCCCCGACGTGTCGGAACCCTGCCCCGACGTGTCGGAACCCCGTCCCCGTTCCGACAGCTCCAGCCGGGGTTCCGGCACCTCGGGACGGCTGCGGGCACGCACGTGCCCCTCGCGGGCCCGCAGGACTCAGTCCCCGTCGCGAGCGCGGGTCGGCGGCCCCGCCAGCGCCCAGCGGAGGGCGTCGGGCAGGAGCACGCCCTCGTGGTTGGGGTTGTGGCCACCGTCCCCGACCACCAGCCGCAGGTCGTACCCGGCCTCGGCGAGCGCGGCCGCGGTCCGGAGGTTCTCCGCCAGCCAGTTCATCGACGGGCGGTCCCACCCGAGGTCCCGGGCCGCCGCCTGGAGGAAGAAGCGCACCGGCCTGCGCGGGCTGCTGGCGACCAGCTCCGGGTAGGGGTTGCCGCCCGGCACCTGCGCGAAGCTGGACAGGAAGCACAGCGCTGACCCGAACCGGTCGGGTCGCAGCCACGCCGAGGTGAACGCGGCGACCCCGCCGCTGCTCCCTCCGACCACCACCCAGCGGGCCGGGTCGTCGGTGAGCGCGCGGCGCTCCCGCACCAGCGGGACCACCTCGGTGAGCAGGAAGGTGGCGTACCGGTCGTCGAACGCGTCGTACTCGGCGTTGCGGTTCTTCGGCTGCACCGCCCCCGGGAACACCCCGGGGTCCACGAAGACACCGACCGTCGGCGGGACCTCGCTGCGGTGGACGAGGTCGTCCAGCACCACGGCGCCGCGGACCTCCGCGTCGGGGTCGAGCGTCCACCAGCCGTCGTTGAAGACCACCAGCCCGGCGGGCTCGTCGGGCGGCATGGCCGCGGGGACGTGCACCCAGATGCGGCGCGTCGTGCCGGGGTAGACGCGGCTGCTGTCCCAGACCAGCTGCTCCGTCCGCCCGACCGGCACACCCGGCTGCCGGACCGAGGCGGGACCGTGCTCGTAGCGGACGTCGCTCAGGTCGAGGGGCAGCGGGCGGTACGGGACCGGCGCCGTCACGCTGCGGGCCAGTCGCCGTCGTCGTCGCCGTCGTCGATCTCGGCGAGGTCACCCGAGGCGAGTGCGGCGACAGCCGCGCGGATCCGGCGCGCCAGCCTCTCCCCGCACAGCCGTTCCACCTCCTCCGGTGAGGCGAGTCGGGCAGACGCCAGCTCCGCGGGAGGGAGCCGCACCGCCCCGAGGTCGTCGAGGACGCCGCCGTCGTACAGCAGCCGCAGCGCAGGCGCCCCGTGGGAGCGGTCGGTCCAGTCGAAGCACAGCAGCCGGCCCACGCTCACGCCGTGCTCCCCGGGGCCCAGCCCCAGCTCCTCGGAGATCTCGCGCTGGCACGCCGCCCGCGGTGGCTCGCCGGCCTCCACGACACCGCCCGGGACCTCCCACGTCGGCTTGTAGGTCGGCTCCACGAGGAGCACCGCACCGTCCGGTCCGCGCACGAGCGCTCCTGCGGCGGTCACCGGTCGGGCTGCGGAGGCGAGCCAGGGCGGGAGGTCCACGCGGGTCATCCTGGCCCGCACCGGCGTCCCGGCGCCGCCGCACCTGTGATCATCGACCGGTGGCCGCCGTGACCAGCACCGACAGCGCCCGGTCCTACGCCGCGGGTCTCCTGCGAGGAGACCTGGTGCACCTGAGGCCGCTCGCCGAGGAGGACCTGCCGCTCCTGGACGCGTGGTGGCACGACGTGGCGAGCGCCCCGCTGCAGCGCGGCGTCGTCGTCCCCCGCTCCACCGGCTCCGCCGTCGAGCAGTTCCGCTCCTGGAGCATCAACGACGCCAAGACCGCCGACGTCGGACTCAGCGTGGTCGAGCGGGCCACGGGCCAGCTGGCGGGTCACGTCACGCTGTGGGGGGCCACCTGGTGGGACCGCAGCGCCGAGGCGGCGGTCATCCTCGGTCCGGACCACCAGGGACGGGGCCTCGGGCCGGACGCGCTGGCGGTGCTGCTGCGCTACGCCTTCGACGAGCTGGGGCTGCACCGCGTCTCGATCAAGGCGTGGGCGTTCAACGACCGGGCGCTGGCCGCCTACCGCCGCGCGGGGTTCACCGAGGAGGGGCGCCTGCGCGAGGTCGGCTTCCACGCCGGCGCCTGGCACGACCACGTGCTGCTGGCGGTGCTGGAGCACGAGTGGCGTGCTCGCGGCTGCCCATGACATGACGCGGGTCGCCAGGTGTGGTGAGGTGCCCACCACGCGCGCCGCGACGTTGCGGCGCGCGGGGGAGAGGGGAGCGGCATGACCCTGCGCATCGACCACGACGTCCGCGACGGCGTGGACGTGCTCACCGTCCACGGCGACGTCGACCTGTACTCGGCCCCCGCCCTGCGCCAGCGCCTGCTCGACGTCATCGGTGAGGACCGCCACGACGTGGTCGTGGACCTCGCGCACGTCCCCTTCATCGACTCCCTCGGGCTGGGCGTGCTCGTGGGAGGGCTCCGACGTGCCCGCTCGGGCGGCGGTGACCTCCGGCTCGCCGGCCCGAACGAGCTCACCACCCGGGTGCTGCGGGCCACGGGCCTGACGACGGCGTTCCACATCCACCCCGACGTCGACACCGCGCTCGAGCACCGCTCGGCCAGCTGACCGCGGGCTGGTCCCGGGGGACTCGGGCCGACCGCGCCGGGGTCAGCCGGCCGGGGCCGACAGCAGCCGCAGGCGGGCCTCGGCGCGCTCGGCCTCGGTGATCACGCCACGGGCGGCGAGGTCGTCGAGCTCTGCCAGGCGCTGCTCGAGGGACGGCGGTGCCAGCAGGCCGGTCGAGACCCCCGTCCTCAGCCGCTGGTGGAGGTCCACCGCGAGCTGGGAGCGCGCCGTCAGGGGCGCGAGGCCACCGCGGCGCAGGACGGCGGCGTTGCGCACCCCCCACACCACCGCGAGGACGACGACGGCGAGGACCAGCACCACCCACAGCACCACGGACGCCGCGGCCCACCCGTCCGGCTGCGCATCCGGGTAGGCGCTGCCCCAGAAGTCGTCACCGCTCACCAACACGTGCACAGCAGCCCTCCTCGACCCGTCGACACCAGCCGGCACGCGGACCGGCCCCAGACCCGTCAGCTCGGCGGAGCGGACAGCAGCTTCGCGCGGGCCTCGGCGCGCTCGACGCCGCTGATGACACCGCGGGCGGCGAGGTCGTCGAGCTCCGCCAGCCGCTCCTCGAGCGTCGCTGACGGGGCCGGCGCTGACGCCGCGCGGTCGTTGGCCACGCGGTGCAGGTCCACGGCGAGCTGCGACTGCGCGGTCATCGGGTCGAGCCCGCCGCGCTTCATGGTGCTGTAGTTCCGCACCGCGCTGACGACCGCGAAGACCGCACCACCGATGGCGACGAGCGCGACCAGTGCGAAGACCGCGCCCGTCCCGCCGCCTGCCGGATCGGGGAAGCCCGGGCCCGCCACGCCGTCGACGACGGTGGAGGGGTCGTTCCCGAAGCTCGTCAGCAGTGCGTGCACAGCTCCTCCTCGGACGGCGGCGGCCAGCGCCGGTGGGCGCTCACGCTAGACGCCGACGATCACCGTTGTCTCGCACGCAGCGCCGTCCAGTCGCAGACGGAGCAGAAGACGTGGCCCTCGGGGTCGCTGCTGTGCGGAGGGCGTCGTCGTCGTCGACCTGGTCCAGGCGGTAGCGCACCGGCGGAAGCCTCGGGGCCCTGTGACCTGCGGACATGACCTGCGCTTGAAGGTCCTTGACCTCCACCAGACCTGATGTTCACGGTGCGTGCACCGGGTGGCAGGGCTGAGGACCCCCAGCGGGAGCACCGTCCGGCGCATGGGAGCACTCACGGGGGACCGCCACCAGCACACCGGTCCGCGCACCGTCGACGAGTACGTCGAGTGGAACGCCCGACAGCTGGCGAAGGCCCCGGTCTCGCGCCGCGGCGCCATCAAGGCGTTCCTGGGCGTGTCCGGCGGCCTCGTCGCCGCGCAGTACGCACTGGCCGACGCCGCCATGGCCGCGGGCGGGGGCACCAAGGGCAAGCTCGGGGTGGCCGTCGCGGGCCGGCACCTGTCCTTCGTCATGGACGACGGCGGGACGCCCGCCACCGCCATGGCGCTGACCGCGCAGCTGGTCACGCAGGACGGGAACCTGCCGAACGGCCTGCGGGCCTGGGTGGACCTCGGCAGCCGGCACGGCGGGTACGGCACCCGCGTGAACGCCGACGTCGTCCACCTGCTCGGCCAGTACGCCATCGCCGGGGGACCGGTGGCCAGCCAGTACTACGTCAAGGCGCGCATCACCGGGCTCAAGCCCGACACCGTCTACCACTACCGCGTGCAGCTGTCCGACGGGACGACGACGGGCGACGCCTACTTCACCACCGCCCCCGCCACCGCGCTGGACGGCGGGCACGGGAAGGGCCACGGGCACCACGGCGAGGGGCCCGTGCCGCAGCCGTTCACCTTCACGGCCTTCGCCGACGTCGGCACCGACACCGCCCCGACCGACCCGAAGTGGGCCTGGGGGCAGGACCCGGCGTCCGTGAAGGCCGCCGGCGGCACCTGGCCGAAGGGCGTCTTCGACAACCAGTACTACAAGGACGACGACCCGGTGGCCGGCCCCACCGGCACCGACCGCCAGCCGGCCACGTCGATGACCAACCTCATGAGCACGCAGAAGCCGCGCT is a genomic window containing:
- a CDS encoding NUDIX domain-containing protein, producing the protein MDLPPWLASAARPVTAAGALVRGPDGAVLLVEPTYKPTWEVPGGVVEAGEPPRAACQREISEELGLGPGEHGVSVGRLLCFDWTDRSHGAPALRLLYDGGVLDDLGAVRLPPAELASARLASPEEVERLCGERLARRIRAAVAALASGDLAEIDDGDDDGDWPAA
- a CDS encoding STAS domain-containing protein → MTLRIDHDVRDGVDVLTVHGDVDLYSAPALRQRLLDVIGEDRHDVVVDLAHVPFIDSLGLGVLVGGLRRARSGGGDLRLAGPNELTTRVLRATGLTTAFHIHPDVDTALEHRSAS
- a CDS encoding GNAT family N-acetyltransferase translates to MAAVTSTDSARSYAAGLLRGDLVHLRPLAEEDLPLLDAWWHDVASAPLQRGVVVPRSTGSAVEQFRSWSINDAKTADVGLSVVERATGQLAGHVTLWGATWWDRSAEAAVILGPDHQGRGLGPDALAVLLRYAFDELGLHRVSIKAWAFNDRALAAYRRAGFTEEGRLREVGFHAGAWHDHVLLAVLEHEWRARGCP
- a CDS encoding SHOCT domain-containing protein, with the protein product MHALLTSFGNDPSTVVDGVAGPGFPDPAGGGTGAVFALVALVAIGGAVFAVVSAVRNYSTMKRGGLDPMTAQSQLAVDLHRVANDRAASAPAPSATLEERLAELDDLAARGVISGVERAEARAKLLSAPPS
- a CDS encoding alpha/beta hydrolase gives rise to the protein MTAPVPYRPLPLDLSDVRYEHGPASVRQPGVPVGRTEQLVWDSSRVYPGTTRRIWVHVPAAMPPDEPAGLVVFNDGWWTLDPDAEVRGAVVLDDLVHRSEVPPTVGVFVDPGVFPGAVQPKNRNAEYDAFDDRYATFLLTEVVPLVRERRALTDDPARWVVVGGSSGGVAAFTSAWLRPDRFGSALCFLSSFAQVPGGNPYPELVASSPRRPVRFFLQAAARDLGWDRPSMNWLAENLRTAAALAEAGYDLRLVVGDGGHNPNHEGVLLPDALRWALAGPPTRARDGD